TGGGTCTTTGCGTCTGCCTCAGCTGCCTCTTGGGCGTCGCGCACGAAGCCTGGTTCGACCTCTGGCCTTTTGTCCACTTCCGTGTCCAGTTCGTCGCGCAGGAAGTCGCGCTTTCGATTCAGGCGCGAGAAGGTGTATTGGCTGGCCTCGCGGTGGAAGGCGGAGtgtcgccctcgctcgctgtcgcgttcttcttcccggtCACGCctgtcgcgttcctcttcctcgtcgccgcgtcttctgcgcccgccttctcgccctcggagcagcaaacgcgcagagaaatcgtcgaagaaacggaggagagacCTGCCGGCGGTGTGCGCGCTCAGGCGCTCGCGGATCCAGCCTTTGGGCTTCgagagcagaaaggcgagaagacagaggagggcgaggtTGACGAACGCCGCGGCCAGCGAGGCCGCACACGCCGtccgcttcgtctcggcAGGCAGCGGAAACGTGTCCGCGGCGcacagaaacaaaagacctaagaagaagaggaagatcgCCCCGGAGCCGAGGAGCAAAAACCCGCACCAACTCCAGAGCGGAAACCTCCGGGAAACCATCTTGAAAAGAAAAAATGGGTCACACGCAGGCGCACAGACACCCGAAGGACAGgcaaggccgagagagacggcgagaaaggagaggaagatgcggccagggagaaagcaagagagTGCGGGAAAGCAAGAGAGCGTGGGAAGGCAAGAGAGTGTGGGAAAGCAAGAGAGTgtgggaaagcgagagaggttAGACAGTGATGTAATCCGCGAAGATTTTTTCGATTTCGCGATCAAAGAGGTGACAGCGGATCGGCATGTCGGCGTCGTAGAACGGATTCTTCAAAACGTAGTCCGCGTAAGCCTCGTAGACACGCCGAAGGGAGCCTTCGACTgtggcaggagagagacccAGTTCCGCCACCAAGACGAACTTCAAACCtgcaaaagggaaaacgcagcgCGACGAGAGATGGTCGGATGGAACGAGCGAGAGATGCTCTCGCGCAGTCCTTCTGCGCGACAGGAAAACACAgtcagaagagagagggaagacccggaagaagagaaaacgcggaacgTGGGAGTGCAGGGGAAAAGCAGAGGGCCGCAATGCCTTCGCgagccttccctctcctcgccgtctttgctttcagtttctcctcttctctgtctacGCTTCCGGCTTTGTTTGCTTTCTGCGTTCGATCGTTTCCGGCTCAGCTTCTTGATGCGCCTTTCCGGTCTTTTTCGCACCTGTGCGCGTTTCCAGGCACTGGAGACGGAAGTTGTCCGCCTCGATCAAGTTGATGCCTCTCGGGTGGAGCGCCGCGAAGGggttgcctttctctggagacgccggagacactTGGGCTGCAATCGCACTCAAACCGTGGAACGTCGAAGCCAGGCGAATTGCGTCATTGGCGGACAGCTGGACGGCTGTCGTGAAGTTctgcgaagagaggggagaacgtggggggaaagcgaggaaaaggttagaaaaaaccgagagaaggctgcggagacacgcgggaGAGCCCAGACTCCGAGAACGTCAAATGAGATTCACGGCAAAATGCCTGGCAGAAAAGgtgagaaggggaaacgacG
This region of Neospora caninum Liverpool complete genome, chromosome Ia genomic DNA includes:
- a CDS encoding putative sybindin-like family domain-containing protein, with the protein product MYSLFINNKHGSLVYQRNFTTAVQLSANDAIRLASTFHGLSAIAAQVSPASPEKGNPFAALHPRGINLIEADNFRLQCLETRTGLKFVLVAELGLSPATVEGSLRRVYEAYADYVLKNPFYDADMPIRCHLFDREIEKIFADYITV